A single window of Dendropsophus ebraccatus isolate aDenEbr1 chromosome 5, aDenEbr1.pat, whole genome shotgun sequence DNA harbors:
- the XNDC1N gene encoding protein XNDC1N isoform X2 — translation MENLLQPWLICPRERSRQLRVELQLERACHIAYIDIGNSGSAFLQIDVGRSTWPPDKGYTTLLPMTTLMSPADSRAMKNRRGVRMFKEGDFLQAVAVERWDRLRVTCTQPFNKQEQFGLSFIRIRSSLCREDETPPPQDVRPSPIPPHHLREESGGDEENLEAWNHMERKLREKLQSPSSPPPPCVSRSARMLQLSAAKSRKRSHMAPRSPPIPLRGGDSGTQQEDSPSSSGSCPETLTGRRHPSQQEHRTPSGCRRLRMAETPKRRRAQTPKSERHLTARRERAGPSRAQRPPETDTNICPICAGHFPAAQLPAHAATCGESPGSQSIVLSSSDDNDDDWDDIRWRQPSTPHRPASRVPCPLCGFSFQDDEIERHASTCGE, via the exons ATGGAGAACCTCCTGCAGCCGTGGCTCATCTGCCCCCGGGAGCGCAGCCGGCAGCTCAGGGTGGAGTTGCAGCTGGAGCGCGCCTGTCACATCGCTTACATTGATATAG GGAACAGTGGTTCGGCCTTCCTGCAGATAGACGTGGGCCGATCCACCTGGCCTCCAGATAAGGGGTACACCACCCTCCTCCCCATGACCACGCTGATGTCACCGGCCGACTCCAGAGCCATGAAGAACCGCAGGGGGGTCCGCATGTTTAAGGAAG GAGACTTCCTGCAGGCGGTGGCCGTGGAGCGGTGGGATCGGCTGCGGGTCACGTGCACTCAGCCCTTTAATAAACAGGAGCAGTTTGGTTTGTCCTTCATCCGTATCCGGTCGTCGCTGTGTCGGGAGGATGAGACTCCGCCCCCTCAG GATGTccgcccctcccccatcccccctcatcACCTCAGAGAAGAGTCCGGAGGGGACGAAGAGAACCTGGAGGCCTG GAATCACATGGAGAGGAAGttgagagagaagctgcagtcgccgtcctcccctcccccgccctGTGTCAGCCGCTCTGCCCGCATGCTACAACTATCTGCCGCCAAATCCCGTAAGCGCAGTCACATGGCGCCCCGGAGCCCGCCCATCCCCCTGCGGGGCGGAGACAGCGGCACACAGCAAGAAGACAGCCCCTCCTCCTCTG GTTCCTGCCCTGAGACCCTCACAGGGCGGCGTCACCCCTCACAGCAGGAACACAGGACCCCAAGTGGCTGCCGCAGGCTGAGGATGGCGGAGACCCCCAAAAG GAGGAGAGCGCAGACTCCTAAGAGCGAGAGACATCTGACAGCGAGGAGAGAGCGTGCTGGTCCCAGCAGAGCGCAGCGCCCCCCAGAGACCGACACAAACATCTGTCCAATCTGTGCAG GACACTTCCCGGCCGCTCAGCTCCCGGCCCACGCTGCCACCTGCGGAGAATCCCccggctcacagagcattgtcctctcctcctccgatgataatgatgatgactgGGATGACATCCGGTGGCGGCAGCCGTCCACCCCTCACAGACCCGCCTCCCGGGTGCCCTGCCCGCTGTGTGGCTTCAGTTTCCAGGATGATGAAATAGAAAGACACGCCAGCACCTGCGGAGAGTAG
- the XNDC1N gene encoding protein XNDC1N isoform X1 — MAPIPVRHIVSFSSQDPKHPVENLLMENLLQPWLICPRERSRQLRVELQLERACHIAYIDIGNSGSAFLQIDVGRSTWPPDKGYTTLLPMTTLMSPADSRAMKNRRGVRMFKEGDFLQAVAVERWDRLRVTCTQPFNKQEQFGLSFIRIRSSLCREDETPPPQDVRPSPIPPHHLREESGGDEENLEAWNHMERKLREKLQSPSSPPPPCVSRSARMLQLSAAKSRKRSHMAPRSPPIPLRGGDSGTQQEDSPSSSGSCPETLTGRRHPSQQEHRTPSGCRRLRMAETPKRRRAQTPKSERHLTARRERAGPSRAQRPPETDTNICPICAGHFPAAQLPAHAATCGESPGSQSIVLSSSDDNDDDWDDIRWRQPSTPHRPASRVPCPLCGFSFQDDEIERHASTCGE, encoded by the exons GACCCTAAGCACCCTGTGGAGAACCTGCTGATGGAGAACCTCCTGCAGCCGTGGCTCATCTGCCCCCGGGAGCGCAGCCGGCAGCTCAGGGTGGAGTTGCAGCTGGAGCGCGCCTGTCACATCGCTTACATTGATATAG GGAACAGTGGTTCGGCCTTCCTGCAGATAGACGTGGGCCGATCCACCTGGCCTCCAGATAAGGGGTACACCACCCTCCTCCCCATGACCACGCTGATGTCACCGGCCGACTCCAGAGCCATGAAGAACCGCAGGGGGGTCCGCATGTTTAAGGAAG GAGACTTCCTGCAGGCGGTGGCCGTGGAGCGGTGGGATCGGCTGCGGGTCACGTGCACTCAGCCCTTTAATAAACAGGAGCAGTTTGGTTTGTCCTTCATCCGTATCCGGTCGTCGCTGTGTCGGGAGGATGAGACTCCGCCCCCTCAG GATGTccgcccctcccccatcccccctcatcACCTCAGAGAAGAGTCCGGAGGGGACGAAGAGAACCTGGAGGCCTG GAATCACATGGAGAGGAAGttgagagagaagctgcagtcgccgtcctcccctcccccgccctGTGTCAGCCGCTCTGCCCGCATGCTACAACTATCTGCCGCCAAATCCCGTAAGCGCAGTCACATGGCGCCCCGGAGCCCGCCCATCCCCCTGCGGGGCGGAGACAGCGGCACACAGCAAGAAGACAGCCCCTCCTCCTCTG GTTCCTGCCCTGAGACCCTCACAGGGCGGCGTCACCCCTCACAGCAGGAACACAGGACCCCAAGTGGCTGCCGCAGGCTGAGGATGGCGGAGACCCCCAAAAG GAGGAGAGCGCAGACTCCTAAGAGCGAGAGACATCTGACAGCGAGGAGAGAGCGTGCTGGTCCCAGCAGAGCGCAGCGCCCCCCAGAGACCGACACAAACATCTGTCCAATCTGTGCAG GACACTTCCCGGCCGCTCAGCTCCCGGCCCACGCTGCCACCTGCGGAGAATCCCccggctcacagagcattgtcctctcctcctccgatgataatgatgatgactgGGATGACATCCGGTGGCGGCAGCCGTCCACCCCTCACAGACCCGCCTCCCGGGTGCCCTGCCCGCTGTGTGGCTTCAGTTTCCAGGATGATGAAATAGAAAGACACGCCAGCACCTGCGGAGAGTAG